From Haloarcula hispanica ATCC 33960, the proteins below share one genomic window:
- a CDS encoding 4Fe-4S ferredoxin N-terminal domain-containing protein — translation MNDPQQPRLTPIDEWEDEAAAMLDGVEYDTDLGLRMARDAIRVSNGELSDAEFHEKYHEELLAEFGEDERPTKPEGFDDD, via the coding sequence ATGAATGACCCACAGCAGCCGCGGTTGACGCCGATTGATGAGTGGGAAGACGAAGCAGCAGCGATGCTTGACGGCGTCGAGTACGACACTGATCTGGGGCTACGGATGGCTCGGGATGCGATTCGTGTCTCGAACGGAGAACTGAGCGACGCCGAATTCCACGAGAAGTATCACGAGGAGCTACTGGCAGAGTTCGGTGAAGACGAGCGGCCGACCAAACCTGAGGGATTCGACGATGACTGA
- a CDS encoding helix-turn-helix domain-containing protein, which yields MGQSESGPTGATSGTAKERTLKVLFEIELPDDCSCPLSDPDADIENAQNQIDDGVCHAEVTVTDEAGTERVLHSTNQVGDACLCLAFSEVGCVPRTQRVDGDSLFIETYVSDRSVISELVDQLESAAKRVRLRRLTSRQDDATESEPTTVDLACLTTKQREAAILAVDEGYYQTPRQTTLDELAATLDISKSALSQRLNAVESKLATAAFDP from the coding sequence ATGGGACAATCCGAGAGCGGGCCTACAGGGGCGACATCGGGGACCGCGAAAGAACGAACCCTCAAGGTTCTGTTCGAAATTGAACTGCCCGATGACTGTTCGTGCCCCCTTTCGGATCCGGATGCAGACATCGAGAACGCTCAGAACCAGATCGACGACGGCGTCTGTCACGCCGAGGTGACTGTCACCGACGAGGCCGGTACCGAGCGGGTTCTCCACTCGACAAATCAGGTCGGGGACGCCTGTCTCTGTCTCGCCTTTAGCGAGGTCGGGTGTGTTCCACGAACCCAGCGCGTAGACGGTGACTCGCTTTTCATCGAGACGTACGTCTCAGACCGAAGCGTCATCAGCGAGCTAGTCGACCAGTTGGAATCGGCCGCGAAACGAGTGCGTCTGCGACGGCTGACATCCCGACAGGACGACGCGACCGAGTCGGAGCCCACTACAGTCGACCTCGCCTGTCTCACGACAAAACAGCGGGAAGCAGCGATACTCGCAGTGGACGAAGGGTACTATCAGACGCCCCGACAGACGACCCTCGACGAACTCGCGGCCACGCTCGACATCTCGAAATCCGCACTCTCTCAACGCCTGAACGCCGTCGAATCGAAACTCGCGACGGCCGCCTTCGACCCGTAG
- a CDS encoding vWA domain-containing protein gives MVLSDVLLAPLGLAALLLAVPIVVLYLIRPDPQELTLPTYQFLVAGERQQSATPFLERISRSLLLLLQVLVVLVLAVGLATPYVTVSERATVEETVIVVDTSASMQTDADGQTRFQRAVAAAQEEVTGTTSVVTTTNGGEVVLQRGTPTAAQGTLDGLSPTDAPGALSGAISQAASLAGENARIVVLSDFAGEEWTTAVTSARGRGLSVDLQQFDGGGDANVGFINRRFSGSAVTLSVKNYGDSTVTRTVRLGNTQRELQLGPDDVGSVTMPVPAGGSEARLSPGDSFATDDSVYVAAPADAAVDVLVLTNDRNRYLTTALSVVDRVNVTVSQPPTTIQKNYDVILYSNVDQSSLLPGNVESGRELVEDGGGVAVLAQDDLPQRYRDLLLIEPGETRAGATVGQTAQTQLTRGIDFQPPDEYISGSLRSGSAQVQLGDGTPLIATEDRNGGRVMYYGYIEDRSSFKFNYQYPVFWKRAVYYLADREQLPALNHETGETVRFGNTTVEGPAGPVSGNSVPLQRAGLYRSESRQVSASLLDEGESNTNVGALDQRSGTAGNLTRTEQRSVPQPLTEYFALGGLILALAEVGYLRRRGDL, from the coding sequence ATGGTCCTCTCGGACGTTTTGCTTGCCCCCCTGGGACTGGCGGCTCTCCTCCTGGCGGTGCCGATAGTGGTGCTGTATCTCATCCGACCGGACCCGCAGGAACTCACGCTGCCGACGTACCAGTTTCTCGTCGCCGGAGAACGCCAGCAGTCAGCGACGCCGTTTCTCGAACGGATCTCGCGGAGCCTCCTCCTGCTGTTGCAGGTACTGGTCGTGCTGGTGCTCGCGGTCGGACTGGCGACGCCGTACGTCACCGTCTCCGAGCGGGCGACGGTCGAGGAGACGGTCATCGTCGTGGACACCAGCGCGTCCATGCAGACCGACGCCGACGGTCAGACACGCTTCCAGCGGGCCGTCGCGGCCGCCCAAGAAGAAGTAACAGGAACGACCTCCGTCGTCACGACGACCAACGGCGGCGAGGTCGTGCTCCAGCGTGGTACGCCGACGGCGGCGCAGGGGACGCTGGACGGGCTCAGCCCGACGGACGCGCCGGGAGCGCTCAGCGGCGCTATCTCGCAGGCGGCCTCGCTCGCCGGTGAGAACGCCAGAATCGTCGTCCTGAGCGACTTCGCGGGCGAGGAGTGGACCACTGCAGTCACCTCAGCGCGCGGGCGCGGCCTCTCCGTCGACCTCCAGCAGTTCGACGGCGGCGGCGACGCAAACGTCGGCTTCATCAACCGCCGGTTCTCCGGCTCGGCGGTGACGCTGTCGGTGAAAAACTACGGCGACTCGACCGTCACCCGGACCGTTCGGCTCGGCAACACCCAGCGAGAACTGCAGCTCGGACCCGACGACGTTGGCTCGGTGACGATGCCGGTCCCGGCCGGCGGGAGCGAGGCCCGGCTCAGCCCGGGCGACAGTTTCGCGACTGACGACAGCGTCTACGTCGCCGCACCGGCGGACGCGGCTGTCGACGTACTGGTGCTGACAAACGACCGGAACCGGTACCTGACCACCGCGCTGTCGGTCGTCGACCGGGTGAACGTGACGGTCAGCCAGCCGCCGACGACCATTCAGAAGAACTACGACGTCATCCTGTACAGCAACGTCGACCAGAGTTCACTGTTGCCCGGCAACGTCGAAAGCGGGCGCGAACTGGTCGAAGACGGTGGCGGCGTGGCGGTACTGGCACAGGACGACCTCCCACAGCGGTACCGGGACCTCCTCCTCATCGAGCCCGGCGAGACCCGGGCGGGCGCGACAGTGGGCCAGACGGCACAGACACAGCTCACCCGCGGCATCGACTTCCAGCCACCGGACGAGTACATCTCCGGGTCGCTGCGCTCCGGGTCGGCCCAGGTGCAACTGGGGGACGGGACGCCGCTCATCGCGACCGAGGATCGGAACGGCGGCCGCGTGATGTACTACGGCTACATCGAGGACCGGTCCAGCTTCAAGTTCAACTACCAGTACCCCGTGTTCTGGAAGCGGGCGGTGTATTATCTGGCGGACAGGGAACAACTCCCGGCGCTGAACCACGAGACCGGTGAGACCGTCCGGTTCGGTAACACCACCGTCGAGGGGCCGGCCGGCCCCGTCTCCGGGAACTCGGTCCCGCTCCAGCGAGCCGGGCTCTACCGAAGCGAGAGCCGGCAAGTGAGCGCGTCGCTGCTGGACGAGGGCGAGTCAAACACCAACGTCGGAGCGCTCGACCAGCGCTCCGGGACGGCCGGGAACCTCACCCGGACCGAACAGCGGTCGGTGCCACAGCCGCTGACCGAGTACTTCGCGCTGGGCGGGCTGATACTTGCGCTGGCCGAGGTCGGCTATCTGCGCCGACGGGGTGACCTCTGA
- a CDS encoding VWA domain-containing protein codes for MAVSYTLREGLTVGVEHLWPLLVLPVAVGLLAYLVRRGDGGPRSASNRSRRLLLASRVLIVCLLVLGAMEPYTVQTRETPGEPGVTLLTDESASMGIYPNTTDELVQDIESEGVPVTRATIGSGSNSRIGDGVAANLQANGTVVVVSDGRVTEGRSLATAAEDAAGLNATVHSVTPQSPRTERAVAIAGPSTVSRGVQSQYTVSMQGVSVLEPVPVEVTIDGESVTEGELRPDGTLTVDHTFEEIGSHRVTATLSGDDEYARNDVFYKSVRVVEQPDVLYVSQGEYPLRNYLDSLYNVSTASSVPADLDDYAAVVMQDTPSGNIGNATALQDFVINGGGLVVAGGDNAYENGGYETSSVASMLPVRVGNATGGESNIVILVDVSGSAEGGLSIQKAVALDVLDQLGDENQVGVVAFNHNAYRVSEMQALGQNRAETADKIRRLESGGATDIAVGLQGADELLGDREGTIILLSDGQDRLGPPAAVANQLGREGTRVVSVGVGKRVGVATMRQIASESGGSYFAADETERLRLLFGGSSRRYQGENLTIVTEDTFITAGVELTANPGQANNVQVKPGADYQVATADGKPAIASWRFGLGRVVSITAYDSDNTMGGLLDRPDSLVVTKSVNYAVGDPMRTQTGVTAVSDARVGRPTTLTYQGDSRPDAANISFRQIGDGRYRGEFTPREAGYQTALDTEYAANYPVEYGAFGPSDSLDALVETTGGQTFSPAQGEQIAREARQKSTRVRTVRNTWDWLALLGALLLFTGEVVARRVQVYRGRTSLESGLP; via the coding sequence ATGGCGGTGTCCTACACCCTCAGGGAGGGACTCACCGTCGGTGTCGAGCACCTGTGGCCGCTGCTCGTCCTACCGGTCGCTGTCGGCCTCCTCGCGTATCTCGTCCGGCGTGGCGACGGTGGGCCGCGGTCGGCCTCGAACCGGAGCCGCCGGCTCCTGCTTGCCAGCCGCGTGCTCATCGTCTGCCTGCTCGTCCTCGGTGCGATGGAACCGTACACCGTTCAGACCCGCGAGACGCCGGGTGAACCGGGCGTGACACTGCTGACAGACGAATCCGCGAGCATGGGTATCTATCCGAACACGACCGACGAGCTGGTACAGGATATCGAGAGCGAGGGCGTCCCGGTGACACGGGCGACCATCGGCAGCGGGTCGAACTCGCGGATCGGCGACGGCGTGGCGGCAAATCTCCAAGCAAACGGGACGGTCGTCGTCGTCTCCGACGGCCGCGTCACGGAGGGCCGGAGCCTGGCAACAGCCGCCGAGGACGCAGCCGGGCTCAACGCGACCGTCCACAGCGTCACCCCGCAGTCGCCACGCACTGAGCGAGCCGTGGCGATAGCGGGGCCGTCGACGGTGAGCCGCGGCGTCCAGTCACAGTATACCGTCTCGATGCAGGGCGTGAGCGTCCTCGAGCCCGTGCCCGTCGAAGTGACTATCGACGGTGAGAGCGTGACTGAAGGAGAACTCCGGCCGGACGGCACGCTCACCGTCGACCACACGTTCGAGGAAATCGGGTCACACCGCGTGACTGCGACGCTGTCCGGCGACGACGAGTACGCGCGAAACGACGTGTTCTACAAGAGCGTCCGCGTCGTCGAACAGCCCGACGTGCTGTACGTCTCACAGGGCGAGTATCCCCTGCGGAACTACCTCGACTCGCTGTACAACGTTTCGACGGCCTCGTCGGTCCCGGCGGACCTCGACGACTACGCCGCCGTCGTCATGCAAGACACACCGTCGGGCAATATCGGGAACGCCACCGCGCTGCAGGACTTCGTCATCAACGGCGGCGGGCTCGTCGTCGCGGGCGGTGACAACGCCTACGAGAACGGCGGCTACGAAACGTCATCAGTGGCCTCGATGCTCCCTGTCCGAGTAGGGAACGCGACGGGAGGCGAGTCGAACATCGTCATCCTCGTCGACGTGTCCGGTAGCGCCGAGGGCGGCCTCTCGATACAGAAAGCCGTCGCCCTGGACGTGCTCGACCAGCTCGGCGACGAGAACCAGGTCGGCGTCGTCGCGTTCAACCACAACGCATATCGCGTCTCGGAGATGCAAGCGCTCGGGCAGAACCGGGCGGAGACTGCCGACAAGATACGACGGCTGGAAAGCGGTGGCGCGACGGATATCGCCGTCGGGCTTCAGGGGGCCGACGAACTGCTTGGCGACCGCGAAGGGACGATCATCCTCCTCAGTGACGGCCAGGACCGGCTCGGCCCGCCGGCGGCCGTTGCCAACCAACTGGGCCGCGAAGGGACCCGCGTCGTCTCGGTCGGTGTCGGCAAGCGAGTCGGCGTCGCGACGATGCGCCAGATCGCAAGCGAGTCGGGCGGGTCGTACTTCGCCGCCGACGAGACCGAGCGGCTGCGGCTCCTCTTTGGCGGCTCCTCGCGGCGCTACCAGGGGGAGAACCTCACAATCGTCACGGAGGACACGTTCATCACCGCCGGCGTCGAGCTGACTGCGAACCCCGGCCAGGCGAACAACGTCCAGGTCAAGCCCGGGGCCGACTACCAGGTCGCCACCGCGGACGGGAAGCCGGCCATCGCCTCCTGGCGGTTCGGGCTGGGCCGCGTCGTCTCGATCACCGCCTACGACTCGGACAACACGATGGGCGGCCTGCTCGACCGGCCGGACTCGCTGGTCGTCACGAAGTCGGTCAACTACGCGGTGGGTGACCCCATGCGCACGCAGACCGGCGTCACAGCGGTCAGCGATGCTCGTGTGGGGCGTCCAACGACGCTGACCTACCAGGGCGATAGCCGCCCGGACGCGGCGAACATCTCCTTCCGCCAGATCGGCGACGGCCGGTATCGCGGCGAGTTCACGCCTCGGGAGGCGGGGTATCAGACCGCACTCGACACCGAGTACGCGGCGAACTACCCCGTTGAGTACGGAGCCTTCGGTCCGAGTGACAGCCTCGATGCGCTCGTCGAAACGACGGGCGGGCAGACCTTCAGCCCGGCCCAGGGCGAACAGATAGCCAGAGAGGCGCGCCAGAAGTCCACCCGGGTCCGGACCGTTCGGAACACCTGGGACTGGCTCGCCTTGCTCGGCGCGCTCCTGCTGTTCACCGGCGAGGTGGTCGCCCGGCGTGTTCAAGTGTACCGCGGTCGCACCTCCCTGGAGAGTGGTCTCCCGTGA
- a CDS encoding chromosome partition protein has translation MSAIGRRINLGLVVFVVLSMVGTGGTTVLYQDSASELRSQNQELRQENAELRGNLDDTRNKLESTQTRVEELQERLETRSEDVDQVATNLNQTEEQLNATQSQLAETRQSLRQSEGRVDELEGTVDDLRDERDTLEDEVDDLETTIGDLEAENEELEDERNELKGQVSDLQDDIDSLESRIDTLESEINELENQNEALRDDIETICNRMETPDPTCEDY, from the coding sequence GTGAGCGCAATCGGCCGCCGGATCAACCTCGGGCTCGTGGTGTTCGTCGTCCTCTCGATGGTCGGCACCGGCGGAACGACGGTGCTGTACCAGGACTCCGCGAGCGAGCTTCGCTCGCAGAATCAGGAGCTCAGACAGGAAAACGCCGAACTTCGGGGGAACCTGGACGACACCAGAAATAAACTGGAATCCACACAGACCCGTGTCGAGGAACTCCAAGAGCGACTGGAGACGCGGTCGGAGGATGTCGATCAGGTCGCGACCAACCTGAACCAGACAGAGGAGCAGTTGAACGCCACGCAGAGTCAGTTGGCAGAGACCCGGCAGTCGCTCCGCCAGAGCGAGGGCCGCGTCGATGAACTGGAGGGGACAGTCGACGACCTTCGGGACGAGCGCGACACTCTCGAGGACGAAGTCGATGACCTCGAAACGACAATCGGCGATCTGGAGGCCGAAAACGAGGAGTTAGAGGACGAACGCAACGAACTGAAGGGGCAGGTATCCGACCTGCAGGACGATATCGACAGCCTGGAATCGCGGATCGACACCCTCGAAAGCGAAATCAATGAACTCGAAAATCAGAACGAAGCGCTGAGAGACGATATCGAGACCATCTGTAACAGGATGGAGACACCGGACCCGACCTGCGAGGACTACTAA